Proteins encoded in a region of the Neodiprion virginianus isolate iyNeoVirg1 chromosome 2, iyNeoVirg1.1, whole genome shotgun sequence genome:
- the LOC124298875 gene encoding kazrin isoform X8 has product MCGRRWADTMNFLDVLDARFSAIKRGLCYRIKWILWFMNANILSIALKSLNRLNKEGEAFLPLEDDVTPHPTLALMRRILADAQAKLRVMVDENAATGARLDGELERARGECATLRGELREVRGALVLNNSSGGTTGANLNPPQDGEAQIQEDLKRLSAGSSPVDKRSSASDKSASPIEKRASPVDKKERTSPIDRRTSPIERHNNGSPCRSPSEKNRRPCAPALEKTRLGGSGGSVDSRSGSASPDRGFSTRGSFLHRGNSERSSIERLRITTGRVAKDVADQDKERSDMGDSDVRGDDDEPPGPAPSSRPNSPTSSHAGIIGDPVVASRLSNIHGANSGPIEVASARRLRLENERLVAEVARLRRLLLSGAGRGEVGDEEVALGEEGRVVALEMELQLAREALQVLKADRKRLKAEKFDLLNQMKDLYVTLEDKERELRDFIRNYEQRMRESEAKLGRLQQQGALGGGPGDERERERERERERWSLLRAARDEADRSLSLAASLADKEAALLHAHATIQELKRQLIERGGSVGTCLSDQESLVSFPRGSVNGAATPGAGSSSGSGIPHLTSQQPLGVTELGVVCGVGGTAGGGAAGGGGQAGDRGSCSADSGVRGSSDRESGGATSVGGNLSDSTTDAATTPKDCSPTLSPLNAFSRSMDNSSLSRSVEQLSSPMESEPRRNKHPPPVVAPSAHSRSSATRGGPWGSISRVFTRTRHRKTTNTNPGNEASETFDPYRSWSPLTEEGYAEKLRLLREAASVPMERWRAPTVLAWLEVALGMSQYGPRCAENVKSGKVLLELNDAELDAGLGVTHPLHRKKLRLAIEEHRHPSLVRYPCIAQLGHTWVSSEWLPDLGLAQYSESFATNMVDARMLDHLSKKELEKLLGVTRKSHQASIVHGIHLLRMLNYDRQALAVRRHQCEQVDADPLVWTNQRFIRWARNIDLTEYAENLKDSGVHGALVVLEPSFTGEMMATALGIPPAKHMIRRHLTAELEALVLPARGQLEVVPRGSIGSRPVSTVSAGGSLGRGNRAFHLQHHQSSLSALHMAANHNSNTVDRRRSSLRLSWRSSQGSLSRALGLRPRSEKASPSSSSDTGSLASQCQYVHHGSIGSRGSSPPPPQLPPRPSSGKRHRRVKSISDIEYISSVAVSTPV; this is encoded by the exons gcGAAACTCCGCGTGATGGTGGACGAGAACGCAGCCACGGGTGCCCGGCTTGACGGTGAGCTGGAACGAGCACGAGGCGAATGCGCGACGCTGAGAGGAGAGCTTCGCGAAGTCAGGGGTGCCTTGGTCCTGAACAACTCGAGCGGCGGTACCACCGGTGCTAACCTAAATCCCCCCCAAGACGGCGAGGCGCAAATACAGGAAGATCTTAAACGACTTAGCGCCGGAAGCAGCCCCGTTGATAAGCGAAGCTCAGCCAGCGACAAATCCGCCAGTCCAATCGAGAAGAGGGCGAGTCCAGTCGACAAAAAGGAACGCACTAGTCCCATAGACAGAAGGACGAGTCCCATAG AGAGGCACAATAATGGCTCGCCGTGCCGCAGCCCCAGCGAGAAAAATCGACGGCCTTGCGCCCCTGCCCTGGAGAAAACGCGGTTGGGTGGTTCGGGCGGGAGCGTAGATTCGAGGTCTGGAAGCGCCAGTCCTGACCGAGGATTTTCTACAAGGGGTAGTTTCCTGCACAGAGGGAACAGCGAACGTTCAAGCATCGAAAGGCTCCGCATCACCACGGGGCGTGTCGCTAAGGACGTTGCTGATCAGGACAAAGAAAGATCAGACATGGGGGACAGCGACGTGCGTGGTGACGATGATGAGCCGCCGGGACCCGCGCCTAGCAGTCGGCCAAACTCACCGACTAGTTCTCACG CAGGCATAATTGGCGATCCTGTCGTGGCATCCCGGCTCTCAAACATACACGGTGCAAACAGCGGTCCAATCGAAGTCGCAAGTGCCAGAAGGCTTCGCTTGGAGAACGAGAGGCTGGTGGCGGAAGTAGCGAGATTAAGGCGGCTCCTCTTGAGTGGCGCGGGTCGTGGCGAGGTCGGCGACGAAGAAGTCGCCCTCGGCGAAGAGGGGCGAGTCGTGGCTTTGGAAATGGAGCTTCAGCTGGCCCGCGAGGCACTCCAGGTCCTGAAAGCAGATCGCAAGCGTTTGAAGGCCGAGAAATTCGATCTTCTTAATCAAATGAAGGATCTGTACGTGACCCTCGAGGACAAAGAACGAGAACTTCGCGACTTTATACGAAACTACGAACAG CGGATGCGAGAGAGCGAGGCGAAACTTGGCCGTTTGCAGCAACAAGGAGCTCTGGGTGGTGGACCAGGCGacgagagagagcgagagagagagcgggAGAGAGAGCGATGGAGTCTCTTGAGAGCGGCGAGGGATGAGGCGGACCGAAGTCTCAGCTTGGCTGCCAGTCTTGCCGACAAAGAAGCGGCCCTGCTGCACGCCCACGCGACTATACAAGAG CTCAAGCGGCAGCTGATAGAGAGGGGCGGGAGCGTCGGGACCTGTCTCAGCGATCAGGAATCGCTGGTATCGTTTCCTCGAGGAAGCGTCAACGGCGCCGCAACCCCAGGTGCCGGGAGCAGCAGCGGAAGTGGTATCCCGCATTTGACCTCGCAACAGCCTCTGGGGGTCACGGAATTAGGGGTAGTTTGCGGCGTGGGCGGGACTGCCGGGGGCGGTGCTGCCGGTGGTGGAGGTCAAGCTGGCGACCGAGGAAGCTGCAGCGCTGACAGCGGGGTGCGAGGTTCCAGCGACCGCGAAAGCGGGGGTGCGACCAGCGTTGGTGGAAATTTATCCGACTCGACGACCGACG CAGCTACCACGCCCAAGGATTGCAGCCCAACTTTGTCACCCTTGAACGCGTTCTCAAGGTCAATGGACAATTCCTCGTTGTCTCGGTCGGTGGAACAACTTTCAAGCCCAATGGAGTCCGAACCCAGACGGAACAAACATCCACCTCCCGTTGTCGCACCCTCTGCGCACTCAAGGTCTTCGGCTACGCGGGGAGGACCCTGGGGTTCGATTTCAAG GGTGTTCACCCGGACACGGCACCGGAAAACTACTAATACCAATCCCGGGAACGAGGCCTCGGAAACATTCGACCCGTACAGATCGTGGTCGCCACTGACCGAGGAAGGCTACGCCGAGAAGCTGCGGCTCCTGAGGGAAGCTGCGTCTGTCCCCATGGAAAGATGGAGAGCACCGACGGTCCTGGCATGGCTCGAGGTCGCCCTGGGAATGTCCCAGTACGGACCGCGGTGCGCGGAAAACGTCAAGTCCGGAAAA GTGCTGCTGGAGCTGAACGATGCTGAGCTAGACGCCGGTCTCGGGGTCACTCATCCTTTGCACAGAAAGAAGCTTAGGCTAGCGATCGAGGAACACCGCCATCCGAGTTTGGTGCGATACCCTTGCATAGCTCAGCTCGGCCACACCTGGGTAAGCTCCGAATGGTTGCCGGACTTGGGCCTCGCTCAATACTCGGAGAGCTTCGCGACGAACATGGTCGACGCCAGGATGCTGGACCACCTGAGCAAGAAGGAGCTCGAAAAGTTGCTGGGCGTTACGCGAAAGTCTCATCAAGCCAGTATCGTTCACGGTATTCATCTGCTTCGCATGCTGAACTACGATAGGCAG GCACTGGCGGTAAGGAGACACCAGTGTGAACAGGTGGACGCAGACCCATTGGTTTGGACCAATCAGAGGTTTATTAGGTGGGCACGAAATATCGATTTAACCGAATACGCCGAGAACTTGAAAG ACTCGGGTGTTCACGGCGCTCTCGTTGTTCTGGAGCCGTCATTCACAGGCGAGATGATGGCCACTGCTCTAGGAATCCCACCAGCGAAACACATGATCCGACGACATCTGACCGCCGAACTTGAAGCTTTGGTACTCCCCGCCAG AGGTCAACTGGAGGTCGTCCCCAGGGGAAGCATCGGGAGCAGACCGGTTAGCACCGTCAGCGCCGGCGGAAGCCTGGGTCGTGGAAACCGAGCCTTTCATCTCCAGCATCACCAGAGCTCCCTATCAGCCCTTCACATGGCGGCTAACCATAACAGCAACACGGTCGACCGTCGCAGATCCAGTTTAAGG TTGTCATGGAGGAGCTCTCAG GGATCACTGAGCCGAGCCCTCGGTCTTCGTCCTCGCAGCGAAAAGGCATCCCCGTCGTCATCGTCGGACACCGGAAGTCTCGCGAGCCAGTGTCAGTACGTTCACCACGGGAGCATCGGGAGCCGAGGATCGTCGCCACCTCCTCCTCAACTACCGCCGAGACCGTCGTCCGGTAAACGGCATCGTCGAGTCAAAAGCATCAGCGACATCGAGTACATAAGCAGCGTCGCCGTCAGCACCCCCGTCTGA
- the LOC124298875 gene encoding kazrin isoform X12 — protein MCGRRWADTMNFLDVLDARFSAIKRGLCYRIKWILWFMNANILSIALKSLNRLNKEGEAFLPLEDDVTPHPTLALMRRILADAQAKLRVMVDENAATGARLDGELERARGECATLRGELREVRGALVLNNSSGGTTGANLNPPQDGEAQIQEDLKRLSAGSSPVDKRSSASDKSASPIEKRASPVDKKERTSPIDRRTSPIERHNNGSPCRSPSEKNRRPCAPALEKTRLGGSGGSVDSRSGSASPDRGFSTRGSFLHRGNSERSSIERLRITTGRVAKDVADQDKERSDMGDSDVRGDDDEPPGPAPSSRPNSPTSSHAGIIGDPVVASRLSNIHGANSGPIEVASARRLRLENERLVAEVARLRRLLLSGAGRGEVGDEEVALGEEGRVVALEMELQLAREALQVLKADRKRLKAEKFDLLNQMKDLYVTLEDKERELRDFIRNYEQRMRESEAKLGRLQQQGALGGGPGDERERERERERERWSLLRAARDEADRSLSLAASLADKEAALLHAHATIQELKRQLIERGGSVGTCLSDQESLVSFPRGSVNGAATPGAGSSSGSGIPHLTSQQPLGVTELGVVCGVGGTAGGGAAGGGGQAGDRGSCSADSGVRGSSDRESGGATSVGGNLSDSTTDGTPTITVEGSGLDMDNISVVSSVAPPHMYQSATTPKDCSPTLSPLNAFSRSMDNSSLSRSVEQLSSPMESEPRRNKHPPPVVAPSAHSRSSATRGGPWGSISRVFTRTRHRKTTNTNPGNEASETFDPYRSWSPLTEEGYAEKLRLLREAASVPMERWRAPTVLAWLEVALGMSQYGPRCAENVKSGKVLLELNDAELDAGLGVTHPLHRKKLRLAIEEHRHPSLVRYPCIAQLGHTWVSSEWLPDLGLAQYSESFATNMVDARMLDHLSKKELEKLLGVTRKSHQASIVHGIHLLRMLNYDRQALAVRRHQCEQVDADPLVWTNQRFIRWARNIDLTEYAENLKDSGVHGALVVLEPSFTGEMMATALGIPPAKHMIRRHLTAELEALVLPASCHGGALRDH, from the exons gcGAAACTCCGCGTGATGGTGGACGAGAACGCAGCCACGGGTGCCCGGCTTGACGGTGAGCTGGAACGAGCACGAGGCGAATGCGCGACGCTGAGAGGAGAGCTTCGCGAAGTCAGGGGTGCCTTGGTCCTGAACAACTCGAGCGGCGGTACCACCGGTGCTAACCTAAATCCCCCCCAAGACGGCGAGGCGCAAATACAGGAAGATCTTAAACGACTTAGCGCCGGAAGCAGCCCCGTTGATAAGCGAAGCTCAGCCAGCGACAAATCCGCCAGTCCAATCGAGAAGAGGGCGAGTCCAGTCGACAAAAAGGAACGCACTAGTCCCATAGACAGAAGGACGAGTCCCATAG AGAGGCACAATAATGGCTCGCCGTGCCGCAGCCCCAGCGAGAAAAATCGACGGCCTTGCGCCCCTGCCCTGGAGAAAACGCGGTTGGGTGGTTCGGGCGGGAGCGTAGATTCGAGGTCTGGAAGCGCCAGTCCTGACCGAGGATTTTCTACAAGGGGTAGTTTCCTGCACAGAGGGAACAGCGAACGTTCAAGCATCGAAAGGCTCCGCATCACCACGGGGCGTGTCGCTAAGGACGTTGCTGATCAGGACAAAGAAAGATCAGACATGGGGGACAGCGACGTGCGTGGTGACGATGATGAGCCGCCGGGACCCGCGCCTAGCAGTCGGCCAAACTCACCGACTAGTTCTCACG CAGGCATAATTGGCGATCCTGTCGTGGCATCCCGGCTCTCAAACATACACGGTGCAAACAGCGGTCCAATCGAAGTCGCAAGTGCCAGAAGGCTTCGCTTGGAGAACGAGAGGCTGGTGGCGGAAGTAGCGAGATTAAGGCGGCTCCTCTTGAGTGGCGCGGGTCGTGGCGAGGTCGGCGACGAAGAAGTCGCCCTCGGCGAAGAGGGGCGAGTCGTGGCTTTGGAAATGGAGCTTCAGCTGGCCCGCGAGGCACTCCAGGTCCTGAAAGCAGATCGCAAGCGTTTGAAGGCCGAGAAATTCGATCTTCTTAATCAAATGAAGGATCTGTACGTGACCCTCGAGGACAAAGAACGAGAACTTCGCGACTTTATACGAAACTACGAACAG CGGATGCGAGAGAGCGAGGCGAAACTTGGCCGTTTGCAGCAACAAGGAGCTCTGGGTGGTGGACCAGGCGacgagagagagcgagagagagagcgggAGAGAGAGCGATGGAGTCTCTTGAGAGCGGCGAGGGATGAGGCGGACCGAAGTCTCAGCTTGGCTGCCAGTCTTGCCGACAAAGAAGCGGCCCTGCTGCACGCCCACGCGACTATACAAGAG CTCAAGCGGCAGCTGATAGAGAGGGGCGGGAGCGTCGGGACCTGTCTCAGCGATCAGGAATCGCTGGTATCGTTTCCTCGAGGAAGCGTCAACGGCGCCGCAACCCCAGGTGCCGGGAGCAGCAGCGGAAGTGGTATCCCGCATTTGACCTCGCAACAGCCTCTGGGGGTCACGGAATTAGGGGTAGTTTGCGGCGTGGGCGGGACTGCCGGGGGCGGTGCTGCCGGTGGTGGAGGTCAAGCTGGCGACCGAGGAAGCTGCAGCGCTGACAGCGGGGTGCGAGGTTCCAGCGACCGCGAAAGCGGGGGTGCGACCAGCGTTGGTGGAAATTTATCCGACTCGACGACCGACG GGACGCCAACTATTACTGTTGAAGGGAGTGGTCTCGACATGGACAACATCTCCGTGGTGTCTTCGGTTGCGCCACCTCACATGTATCAAT CAGCTACCACGCCCAAGGATTGCAGCCCAACTTTGTCACCCTTGAACGCGTTCTCAAGGTCAATGGACAATTCCTCGTTGTCTCGGTCGGTGGAACAACTTTCAAGCCCAATGGAGTCCGAACCCAGACGGAACAAACATCCACCTCCCGTTGTCGCACCCTCTGCGCACTCAAGGTCTTCGGCTACGCGGGGAGGACCCTGGGGTTCGATTTCAAG GGTGTTCACCCGGACACGGCACCGGAAAACTACTAATACCAATCCCGGGAACGAGGCCTCGGAAACATTCGACCCGTACAGATCGTGGTCGCCACTGACCGAGGAAGGCTACGCCGAGAAGCTGCGGCTCCTGAGGGAAGCTGCGTCTGTCCCCATGGAAAGATGGAGAGCACCGACGGTCCTGGCATGGCTCGAGGTCGCCCTGGGAATGTCCCAGTACGGACCGCGGTGCGCGGAAAACGTCAAGTCCGGAAAA GTGCTGCTGGAGCTGAACGATGCTGAGCTAGACGCCGGTCTCGGGGTCACTCATCCTTTGCACAGAAAGAAGCTTAGGCTAGCGATCGAGGAACACCGCCATCCGAGTTTGGTGCGATACCCTTGCATAGCTCAGCTCGGCCACACCTGGGTAAGCTCCGAATGGTTGCCGGACTTGGGCCTCGCTCAATACTCGGAGAGCTTCGCGACGAACATGGTCGACGCCAGGATGCTGGACCACCTGAGCAAGAAGGAGCTCGAAAAGTTGCTGGGCGTTACGCGAAAGTCTCATCAAGCCAGTATCGTTCACGGTATTCATCTGCTTCGCATGCTGAACTACGATAGGCAG GCACTGGCGGTAAGGAGACACCAGTGTGAACAGGTGGACGCAGACCCATTGGTTTGGACCAATCAGAGGTTTATTAGGTGGGCACGAAATATCGATTTAACCGAATACGCCGAGAACTTGAAAG ACTCGGGTGTTCACGGCGCTCTCGTTGTTCTGGAGCCGTCATTCACAGGCGAGATGATGGCCACTGCTCTAGGAATCCCACCAGCGAAACACATGATCCGACGACATCTGACCGCCGAACTTGAAGCTTTGGTACTCCCCGCCAG TTGTCATGGAGGAGCTCTCAG GGATCACTGA
- the LOC124298875 gene encoding kazrin isoform X9 produces MCGRRWADTMNFLDVLDARFSAIKRGLCYRIKWILWFMNANILSIALKSLNRLNKEGEAFLPLEDDVTPHPTLALMRRILADAQAKLRVMVDENAATGARLDGELERARGECATLRGELREVRGALVLNNSSGGTTGANLNPPQDGEAQIQEDLKRLSAGSSPVDKRSSASDKSASPIEKRASPVDKKERTSPIDRRTSPIERHNNGSPCRSPSEKNRRPCAPALEKTRLGGSGGSVDSRSGSASPDRGFSTRGSFLHRGNSERSSIERLRITTGRVAKDVADQDKERSDMGDSDVRGDDDEPPGPAPSSRPNSPTSSHAGIIGDPVVASRLSNIHGANSGPIEVASARRLRLENERLVAEVARLRRLLLSGAGRGEVGDEEVALGEEGRVVALEMELQLAREALQVLKADRKRLKAEKFDLLNQMKDLYVTLEDKERELRDFIRNYEQRMRESEAKLGRLQQQGALGGGPGDERERERERERERWSLLRAARDEADRSLSLAASLADKEAALLHAHATIQELKRQLIERGGSVGTCLSDQESLVSFPRGSVNGAATPGAGSSSGSGIPHLTSQQPLGVTELGVVCGVGGTAGGGAAGGGGQAGDRGSCSADSGVRGSSDRESGGATSVGGNLSDSTTDATTPKDCSPTLSPLNAFSRSMDNSSLSRSVEQLSSPMESEPRRNKHPPPVVAPSAHSRSSATRGGPWGSISRVFTRTRHRKTTNTNPGNEASETFDPYRSWSPLTEEGYAEKLRLLREAASVPMERWRAPTVLAWLEVALGMSQYGPRCAENVKSGKVLLELNDAELDAGLGVTHPLHRKKLRLAIEEHRHPSLVRYPCIAQLGHTWVSSEWLPDLGLAQYSESFATNMVDARMLDHLSKKELEKLLGVTRKSHQASIVHGIHLLRMLNYDRQALAVRRHQCEQVDADPLVWTNQRFIRWARNIDLTEYAENLKDSGVHGALVVLEPSFTGEMMATALGIPPAKHMIRRHLTAELEALVLPARGQLEVVPRGSIGSRPVSTVSAGGSLGRGNRAFHLQHHQSSLSALHMAANHNSNTVDRRRSSLRLSWRSSQGSLSRALGLRPRSEKASPSSSSDTGSLASQCQYVHHGSIGSRGSSPPPPQLPPRPSSGKRHRRVKSISDIEYISSVAVSTPV; encoded by the exons gcGAAACTCCGCGTGATGGTGGACGAGAACGCAGCCACGGGTGCCCGGCTTGACGGTGAGCTGGAACGAGCACGAGGCGAATGCGCGACGCTGAGAGGAGAGCTTCGCGAAGTCAGGGGTGCCTTGGTCCTGAACAACTCGAGCGGCGGTACCACCGGTGCTAACCTAAATCCCCCCCAAGACGGCGAGGCGCAAATACAGGAAGATCTTAAACGACTTAGCGCCGGAAGCAGCCCCGTTGATAAGCGAAGCTCAGCCAGCGACAAATCCGCCAGTCCAATCGAGAAGAGGGCGAGTCCAGTCGACAAAAAGGAACGCACTAGTCCCATAGACAGAAGGACGAGTCCCATAG AGAGGCACAATAATGGCTCGCCGTGCCGCAGCCCCAGCGAGAAAAATCGACGGCCTTGCGCCCCTGCCCTGGAGAAAACGCGGTTGGGTGGTTCGGGCGGGAGCGTAGATTCGAGGTCTGGAAGCGCCAGTCCTGACCGAGGATTTTCTACAAGGGGTAGTTTCCTGCACAGAGGGAACAGCGAACGTTCAAGCATCGAAAGGCTCCGCATCACCACGGGGCGTGTCGCTAAGGACGTTGCTGATCAGGACAAAGAAAGATCAGACATGGGGGACAGCGACGTGCGTGGTGACGATGATGAGCCGCCGGGACCCGCGCCTAGCAGTCGGCCAAACTCACCGACTAGTTCTCACG CAGGCATAATTGGCGATCCTGTCGTGGCATCCCGGCTCTCAAACATACACGGTGCAAACAGCGGTCCAATCGAAGTCGCAAGTGCCAGAAGGCTTCGCTTGGAGAACGAGAGGCTGGTGGCGGAAGTAGCGAGATTAAGGCGGCTCCTCTTGAGTGGCGCGGGTCGTGGCGAGGTCGGCGACGAAGAAGTCGCCCTCGGCGAAGAGGGGCGAGTCGTGGCTTTGGAAATGGAGCTTCAGCTGGCCCGCGAGGCACTCCAGGTCCTGAAAGCAGATCGCAAGCGTTTGAAGGCCGAGAAATTCGATCTTCTTAATCAAATGAAGGATCTGTACGTGACCCTCGAGGACAAAGAACGAGAACTTCGCGACTTTATACGAAACTACGAACAG CGGATGCGAGAGAGCGAGGCGAAACTTGGCCGTTTGCAGCAACAAGGAGCTCTGGGTGGTGGACCAGGCGacgagagagagcgagagagagagcgggAGAGAGAGCGATGGAGTCTCTTGAGAGCGGCGAGGGATGAGGCGGACCGAAGTCTCAGCTTGGCTGCCAGTCTTGCCGACAAAGAAGCGGCCCTGCTGCACGCCCACGCGACTATACAAGAG CTCAAGCGGCAGCTGATAGAGAGGGGCGGGAGCGTCGGGACCTGTCTCAGCGATCAGGAATCGCTGGTATCGTTTCCTCGAGGAAGCGTCAACGGCGCCGCAACCCCAGGTGCCGGGAGCAGCAGCGGAAGTGGTATCCCGCATTTGACCTCGCAACAGCCTCTGGGGGTCACGGAATTAGGGGTAGTTTGCGGCGTGGGCGGGACTGCCGGGGGCGGTGCTGCCGGTGGTGGAGGTCAAGCTGGCGACCGAGGAAGCTGCAGCGCTGACAGCGGGGTGCGAGGTTCCAGCGACCGCGAAAGCGGGGGTGCGACCAGCGTTGGTGGAAATTTATCCGACTCGACGACCGACG CTACCACGCCCAAGGATTGCAGCCCAACTTTGTCACCCTTGAACGCGTTCTCAAGGTCAATGGACAATTCCTCGTTGTCTCGGTCGGTGGAACAACTTTCAAGCCCAATGGAGTCCGAACCCAGACGGAACAAACATCCACCTCCCGTTGTCGCACCCTCTGCGCACTCAAGGTCTTCGGCTACGCGGGGAGGACCCTGGGGTTCGATTTCAAG GGTGTTCACCCGGACACGGCACCGGAAAACTACTAATACCAATCCCGGGAACGAGGCCTCGGAAACATTCGACCCGTACAGATCGTGGTCGCCACTGACCGAGGAAGGCTACGCCGAGAAGCTGCGGCTCCTGAGGGAAGCTGCGTCTGTCCCCATGGAAAGATGGAGAGCACCGACGGTCCTGGCATGGCTCGAGGTCGCCCTGGGAATGTCCCAGTACGGACCGCGGTGCGCGGAAAACGTCAAGTCCGGAAAA GTGCTGCTGGAGCTGAACGATGCTGAGCTAGACGCCGGTCTCGGGGTCACTCATCCTTTGCACAGAAAGAAGCTTAGGCTAGCGATCGAGGAACACCGCCATCCGAGTTTGGTGCGATACCCTTGCATAGCTCAGCTCGGCCACACCTGGGTAAGCTCCGAATGGTTGCCGGACTTGGGCCTCGCTCAATACTCGGAGAGCTTCGCGACGAACATGGTCGACGCCAGGATGCTGGACCACCTGAGCAAGAAGGAGCTCGAAAAGTTGCTGGGCGTTACGCGAAAGTCTCATCAAGCCAGTATCGTTCACGGTATTCATCTGCTTCGCATGCTGAACTACGATAGGCAG GCACTGGCGGTAAGGAGACACCAGTGTGAACAGGTGGACGCAGACCCATTGGTTTGGACCAATCAGAGGTTTATTAGGTGGGCACGAAATATCGATTTAACCGAATACGCCGAGAACTTGAAAG ACTCGGGTGTTCACGGCGCTCTCGTTGTTCTGGAGCCGTCATTCACAGGCGAGATGATGGCCACTGCTCTAGGAATCCCACCAGCGAAACACATGATCCGACGACATCTGACCGCCGAACTTGAAGCTTTGGTACTCCCCGCCAG AGGTCAACTGGAGGTCGTCCCCAGGGGAAGCATCGGGAGCAGACCGGTTAGCACCGTCAGCGCCGGCGGAAGCCTGGGTCGTGGAAACCGAGCCTTTCATCTCCAGCATCACCAGAGCTCCCTATCAGCCCTTCACATGGCGGCTAACCATAACAGCAACACGGTCGACCGTCGCAGATCCAGTTTAAGG TTGTCATGGAGGAGCTCTCAG GGATCACTGAGCCGAGCCCTCGGTCTTCGTCCTCGCAGCGAAAAGGCATCCCCGTCGTCATCGTCGGACACCGGAAGTCTCGCGAGCCAGTGTCAGTACGTTCACCACGGGAGCATCGGGAGCCGAGGATCGTCGCCACCTCCTCCTCAACTACCGCCGAGACCGTCGTCCGGTAAACGGCATCGTCGAGTCAAAAGCATCAGCGACATCGAGTACATAAGCAGCGTCGCCGTCAGCACCCCCGTCTGA